In the genome of Candidatus Eremiobacteraceae bacterium, one region contains:
- a CDS encoding 2-hydroxyacid dehydrogenase: MRILFCGDGFTESRRRLIPLVPGHDVVTCPAGQTLQCLAGPPVDVIVPYVSRIDAQIVRAGSFGLVQQFGVGLDGVDVDAATDAGVWVARVPSAGTGNAESAAEHALLLMLALSRRLPQAQASLSAGLVGDPAGIALWRKTACIVGLGDIGSALAARLRACGMRLIAVRRRPEQSGVAALGVERVFGPEALHEALAQADYVVLCVNYGAASHHLIDRAAFDAMKPGAFLINVARGGLVDPDALLSALESGKLAGAGLDVFWEEPPDSHHPIFTYNVIATPHVAGVTDASYDGIAHAVAANIERYATGDAPLFAVNAPSPAAQSERRRR, from the coding sequence TTGCGCATCCTATTCTGCGGCGACGGTTTCACGGAATCCCGGCGCCGGCTGATCCCCCTGGTTCCTGGGCACGACGTCGTGACATGCCCAGCCGGTCAGACACTGCAGTGTCTCGCGGGACCACCCGTCGACGTGATCGTGCCGTACGTGAGCCGGATCGACGCGCAGATCGTACGCGCAGGTTCGTTCGGATTGGTGCAGCAATTCGGCGTCGGTCTGGACGGCGTCGACGTGGACGCGGCGACCGACGCAGGGGTGTGGGTAGCTCGAGTGCCGAGCGCAGGTACGGGCAACGCGGAATCCGCAGCGGAGCACGCCCTCTTGCTGATGCTCGCGCTTTCTCGGCGACTGCCGCAAGCGCAGGCCTCGCTATCGGCGGGATTGGTCGGCGATCCGGCGGGCATCGCGCTCTGGCGCAAAACGGCATGCATCGTCGGTCTCGGCGACATCGGCTCGGCGCTTGCCGCGCGCTTGCGCGCGTGCGGCATGCGCCTGATCGCAGTGCGGCGCCGGCCCGAGCAAAGCGGTGTCGCGGCGCTTGGCGTCGAGCGTGTCTTCGGCCCCGAGGCTTTGCACGAAGCGCTCGCGCAAGCCGACTACGTCGTGCTATGCGTGAATTACGGCGCAGCGAGTCACCACCTCATCGACCGCGCGGCGTTCGATGCGATGAAGCCGGGCGCGTTCCTCATCAATGTGGCGCGCGGCGGGCTGGTCGATCCGGATGCTCTGCTGTCTGCGCTCGAATCGGGAAAGCTCGCCGGCGCCGGGCTCGACGTTTTTTGGGAGGAGCCGCCCGATTCCCATCATCCTATATTCACCTACAACGTGATCGCGACGCCCCACGTGGCCGGCGTCACCGACGCCTCGTACGACGGCATCGCGCACGCGGTGGCGGCCAATATCGAACGCTACGCTACCGGCGACGCACCGCTGTTCGCG
- a CDS encoding DUF4383 domain-containing protein has translation MATLFGVIYLIVGVAGFFPQLGGSMSMASGTLLGVASVNVLHNIVHLIIGLAGLSGGRTESGAATFGKTFGVILLLIGLLGFLTPNLLGILPIGGYDIWIHLVSGAVLAYVGFTATAPRSAMA, from the coding sequence ATCGCCACACTTTTCGGCGTGATCTATCTGATCGTCGGCGTCGCAGGCTTCTTTCCGCAATTGGGCGGCAGCATGAGCATGGCTTCGGGAACGCTCCTGGGCGTCGCATCCGTGAACGTCTTGCACAACATCGTTCACCTGATCATCGGGTTGGCCGGCCTTTCCGGCGGCCGGACAGAGTCGGGAGCGGCCACGTTTGGCAAGACGTTCGGCGTCATCTTACTTCTCATCGGGCTCCTGGGCTTTCTCACCCCGAACCTGCTCGGGATCTTACCGATCGGCGGCTACGACATTTGGATCCATCTGGTGAGCGGCGCGGTTCTCGCATATGTCGGCTTCACTGCAACGGCACCACGGAGCGCTATGGCGTAG
- the trpA gene encoding tryptophan synthase subunit alpha: MKPTIESSFARARAENRAALIAYLMAGDPSLSATVDLVRAAVDGGADIIELGFAYSDPLADGPTIAAAAERALASGVTFDATLAIDVGQFDVPVIAFGYWNPILVRGPARTAGRLAAAGYAGVIIADLPPEEGQPMHDACRREALVLPLLVAPTTPPQRLAKIARASTGFVYAVSRLGVTGARTDLDRGVASLVASIKRETHLPVAVGFGISSAAQAEEVARCADGVVVGSALVDTAARSACASDACAAVRAACAELSAACRRPLY; this comes from the coding sequence GTGAAGCCGACGATCGAGAGTTCGTTCGCGCGCGCCCGAGCCGAGAATCGCGCGGCGCTCATCGCCTACCTGATGGCCGGCGATCCGTCGCTCTCGGCCACGGTCGACCTCGTGCGAGCCGCGGTGGACGGCGGAGCCGATATCATCGAATTGGGATTTGCCTACTCCGATCCGTTAGCCGACGGACCGACCATCGCGGCTGCGGCCGAGCGGGCGCTCGCGAGCGGCGTGACCTTCGATGCGACTCTCGCGATCGACGTCGGGCAATTCGATGTTCCCGTCATCGCGTTCGGGTATTGGAATCCGATACTGGTGAGGGGGCCGGCGCGCACCGCCGGCAGGCTGGCTGCCGCGGGGTACGCGGGTGTGATCATCGCGGACTTGCCGCCCGAGGAAGGTCAGCCGATGCACGATGCTTGCCGGCGAGAGGCCCTCGTCTTACCGCTTTTGGTCGCGCCGACCACGCCGCCGCAACGTCTCGCGAAGATCGCCCGTGCATCGACGGGATTCGTGTACGCGGTGAGCCGGCTCGGCGTGACGGGGGCGCGCACGGATCTCGACCGCGGCGTGGCGAGTCTCGTTGCGAGCATCAAACGAGAGACCCACCTTCCGGTCGCCGTCGGCTTCGGCATCTCAAGCGCCGCGCAAGCAGAAGAGGTGGCGCGGTGCGCCGATGGGGTGGTCGTCGGCAGCGCACTGGTCGATACAGCGGCCCGTTCGGCGTGCGCGTCCGACGCGTGTGCGGCCGTCCGCGCCGCATGCGCCGAACTGTCGGCAGCCTGCCGTCGTCCTCTGTACTAG
- the trpB gene encoding tryptophan synthase subunit beta, whose translation MMNGPDARGYFGEFGGRYVPEVLFEPLCRLEAAMRAAFADESFWAEYRVLLRDYVGRPSPLFEARNLTRATGGARIVIKREDCNHTGAHKINNTVGQGLLARRMGKTRLIAETGAGQHGVATATIGALFGLPVEVYMGAVDVQRQSLNVYLMRLLGAKVHEVRSGSQTLKDATNEAFRDWAGSVESTFYVIGSVVGAHPYPTMVREFARVIGDEARAQMLERYGKLPDYVVACVGGGSNAMGSFAAFLDDREVRLCGVEAAGLGLEVAGGHAASLTAGTVGVLHGARTFLLQNGEGQISATHSISAGLDYPGVGPEHAHLRSTGRAVYVGVDDDSAYDAFQALARLEGIVPALESAHAIAQARRLAAGLPEDSIVLVTCSGRGDKDALRFALSGAGTTA comes from the coding sequence ATGATGAACGGGCCCGACGCCCGCGGATACTTCGGCGAGTTCGGAGGCCGGTATGTTCCCGAGGTCTTGTTCGAGCCGCTTTGCCGGCTCGAAGCGGCTATGCGCGCAGCATTCGCGGACGAGTCGTTCTGGGCGGAATATCGCGTGCTCTTGCGAGACTACGTCGGCCGGCCGTCGCCGCTTTTCGAGGCGCGAAACCTCACGCGCGCGACGGGCGGCGCGCGCATCGTCATCAAGCGGGAAGACTGCAATCATACCGGCGCACACAAGATCAACAACACCGTCGGTCAGGGGCTGCTCGCGCGCCGGATGGGGAAGACGAGACTCATCGCCGAGACCGGCGCGGGCCAGCACGGCGTGGCGACCGCCACGATCGGCGCCTTGTTCGGCTTGCCGGTCGAAGTCTATATGGGCGCGGTCGACGTGCAGCGCCAATCGCTCAACGTCTACCTCATGCGGCTTCTAGGTGCGAAAGTCCACGAGGTCAGAAGCGGGTCGCAGACCCTCAAAGACGCGACGAACGAGGCTTTTCGAGATTGGGCCGGGTCCGTGGAGTCCACGTTCTACGTCATCGGTTCGGTCGTCGGCGCACACCCGTATCCGACGATGGTCCGCGAATTTGCCCGCGTGATCGGCGACGAGGCGCGCGCGCAGATGCTCGAGCGATATGGCAAACTGCCCGACTATGTGGTGGCGTGCGTGGGCGGCGGATCGAATGCGATGGGTTCGTTCGCGGCGTTTCTCGACGATCGCGAGGTGCGATTGTGCGGAGTTGAAGCGGCGGGACTCGGTTTGGAGGTCGCGGGCGGTCACGCGGCCAGCCTCACAGCCGGCACCGTCGGGGTGCTGCACGGGGCCCGCACGTTCTTGCTGCAAAACGGCGAAGGACAGATATCGGCGACGCACTCGATTTCGGCCGGTTTGGACTACCCGGGTGTCGGACCGGAGCACGCGCACTTGCGATCGACCGGTCGTGCGGTGTACGTCGGTGTGGACGACGACAGCGCGTACGATGCATTCCAAGCGCTCGCCCGGCTCGAGGGCATCGTGCCGGCACTTGAGAGCGCGCACGCGATCGCGCAAGCCCGGCGTTTAGCGGCGGGTCTACCCGAAGATTCGATCGTGTTGGTGACCTGCTCCGGCCGCGGAGACAAAGATGCGCTGCGGTTCGCGCTATCCGGCGCAGGGACGACTGCGTGA
- a CDS encoding phosphoribosylanthranilate isomerase, which produces MRVKICGMTDASEITTCVAAGADALGFIFDVGPRGLNVEKAAALTAVTPPFVTTVGVFVNPTPELVRSAIDSCRLDVLQFSGDEDPIFCGSFGKPTIVGAGRRMPSREDLAAARAVAVMADSRTGEAYGGTGVPVPIETARALRSAAGRCFVLAGGLKPETVAAAIQAIRPDAVDVRSGVERDGRKNDALVRAFVLAARGAI; this is translated from the coding sequence ATGCGCGTCAAGATATGCGGGATGACCGATGCCTCGGAGATCACGACGTGCGTCGCGGCGGGCGCTGACGCGCTCGGGTTCATCTTCGACGTTGGGCCGCGCGGGCTGAACGTTGAGAAAGCCGCTGCTTTGACCGCGGTCACCCCGCCGTTTGTGACCACCGTCGGCGTCTTCGTCAACCCAACGCCTGAGCTCGTGCGCTCGGCCATCGATTCGTGCAGACTCGACGTGCTGCAGTTCAGCGGCGACGAGGACCCGATCTTCTGCGGTTCGTTCGGCAAACCCACGATCGTCGGCGCCGGCCGCCGGATGCCGTCGCGGGAAGACCTCGCAGCCGCGCGAGCGGTAGCGGTGATGGCCGATTCCCGGACTGGCGAAGCGTACGGTGGAACCGGCGTGCCGGTGCCGATCGAAACCGCACGCGCGCTGCGATCTGCGGCGGGCCGCTGCTTTGTGCTGGCCGGCGGACTCAAGCCCGAAACGGTGGCAGCCGCGATACAGGCGATACGGCCGGACGCGGTCGATGTGCGCTCCGGCGTGGAGCGCGACGGCCGCAAGAACGACGCGCTCGTGCGGGCATTCGTCCTCGCGGCGCGCGGCGCGATCTGA
- a CDS encoding indole-3-glycerol phosphate synthase TrpC, which produces MSVLDELIMRRRASVSEAKRRTPVAAHRDAALARTDRRDFTAALRAGRTGTVPAIVAEFKRRSPSAGDIDPAADPAAVSSAYERGGAAALSVLTEASMFGGSLDDLRVARAACGLPVLCKDFIVDAYQVWEAAAAGADAVLLIAAILDDNLLRGLFALASALQVTPLVEVHDGAEALRAIGIGVRLIGVNNRDLGTFDVHAGTAARVASSLPPDCFVVAESGYRSAEDVAASGRAGAGAVLVGEALMRSSDKETAVRLLRGER; this is translated from the coding sequence ATGAGCGTCCTCGACGAACTGATCATGCGGCGTCGAGCATCGGTTTCAGAAGCGAAACGGCGCACACCCGTGGCCGCGCATCGCGACGCGGCGCTGGCCAGGACGGACCGCCGTGATTTCACGGCGGCGCTGCGCGCCGGGCGAACCGGTACGGTGCCGGCGATCGTCGCCGAATTCAAAAGGCGCTCGCCATCGGCGGGCGACATCGATCCAGCGGCGGATCCCGCGGCCGTCTCGTCGGCGTACGAGCGCGGGGGCGCCGCCGCGCTTTCCGTCCTGACGGAAGCGTCGATGTTCGGCGGAAGCCTGGACGACCTGCGCGTCGCGCGCGCGGCCTGCGGTTTGCCCGTGCTCTGCAAAGATTTCATCGTCGACGCCTATCAGGTTTGGGAGGCGGCCGCGGCTGGGGCGGACGCCGTGCTCTTGATCGCCGCGATCCTCGACGACAACCTGCTACGCGGGTTGTTCGCGCTGGCGAGCGCGTTGCAAGTGACGCCGCTCGTCGAAGTGCACGATGGGGCAGAAGCTCTTCGCGCCATCGGCATCGGTGTGCGTTTGATCGGCGTCAACAACCGTGACCTAGGGACGTTTGACGTGCATGCCGGCACTGCAGCGCGCGTGGCATCGAGCTTGCCGCCGGATTGCTTCGTCGTGGCCGAGAGCGGCTACCGCTCGGCCGAGGATGTTGCAGCCAGCGGGCGGGCGGGTGCAGGAGCGGTGCTCGTCGGCGAGGCGCTCATGCGCTCGTCCGACAAAGAGACGGCAGTGCGGCTGTTGCGAGGAGAACGATGA
- the trpD gene encoding anthranilate phosphoribosyltransferase yields MIGATGVRSAAAAETMTMCIRRAVRGEDLSMSDVRAAVEAIVDGEASEAQVGALLAALATKGETADELAGAADALRERMLEVHSANAPLLDVCGTGGDGSGSFNISTAVAFVAAGAGATVAKHGNRAMSSRCGSADVLSALGVRVDASPATSARALEEVGIAFLFAQAHHPAMRAVGPARREIGIRSIFNLVGPLANPARAQRQVVGVADERAVRTVAEALRRLGSERAAAVRGHDGMDEVSLSGPTRVVEWTGSQIMEYEIDPASLGLERSELPALRGGDADENAHIVRTVFAGGSGPQSDVIALNAALALVIAGIASDLRDGLRRARFSIASGAAATKLAGLVRVSTS; encoded by the coding sequence ATGATCGGCGCGACGGGTGTCAGATCGGCGGCCGCCGCAGAAACGATGACCATGTGCATCCGGCGCGCGGTCCGCGGGGAAGATCTGAGCATGTCGGACGTGCGCGCCGCGGTCGAGGCGATCGTCGACGGCGAGGCGTCTGAAGCTCAGGTTGGTGCGCTCCTGGCCGCGCTTGCGACGAAGGGCGAAACGGCGGATGAGCTCGCGGGCGCTGCAGATGCGCTGCGTGAACGCATGCTTGAGGTGCACAGCGCGAACGCGCCATTGCTCGACGTCTGCGGGACCGGGGGCGATGGATCGGGTTCGTTCAACATCTCGACCGCAGTCGCGTTCGTGGCGGCCGGCGCCGGAGCGACCGTCGCCAAGCACGGCAACCGGGCGATGAGCAGCCGTTGCGGCAGCGCGGATGTCTTGTCCGCTCTTGGCGTCCGCGTCGACGCGTCGCCCGCCACATCGGCGCGGGCGCTGGAAGAGGTGGGCATCGCGTTCTTGTTCGCGCAAGCCCACCATCCGGCGATGCGCGCCGTCGGCCCCGCGCGGCGCGAGATCGGCATCCGCTCGATCTTCAACCTCGTCGGCCCGCTCGCGAATCCGGCGCGCGCACAACGCCAGGTAGTCGGCGTCGCGGACGAGCGCGCGGTTCGGACGGTGGCCGAAGCGCTGCGACGCCTCGGCTCGGAACGCGCGGCCGCGGTGCGCGGTCACGACGGCATGGACGAGGTGAGCCTTTCCGGACCGACGCGCGTGGTGGAATGGACCGGCTCGCAGATCATGGAGTACGAAATCGACCCAGCGTCACTTGGCCTCGAGCGCAGCGAGCTTCCGGCTCTGCGCGGTGGCGACGCCGACGAGAACGCACACATCGTGCGCACGGTGTTCGCCGGGGGTTCGGGACCGCAAAGCGACGTCATCGCGCTGAACGCGGCGCTCGCCCTCGTGATCGCGGGCATCGCATCCGATTTGCGCGATGGATTGCGACGCGCGCGCTTCAGCATCGCAAGCGGTGCAGCGGCGACAAAACTGGCTGGACTCGTCCGGGTATCGACGTCATGA
- a CDS encoding aminodeoxychorismate/anthranilate synthase component II has translation MTRDVLIVDNYDSFTYNLAQGFGALGFSPSVVRADEIDMDKTKAQPPAILVISPGPGRPESAGLSVAVVRALSGRVPVLGICLGHQAIAVAFGASVKHAPEPVHGSACEIVHDGGPPFEGLPLRVRAGRYHSLIVDEGDLPVELTISARTHDGLIMALRHKSHPTYGLQFHPESILTKSGPHMLKNVLRAAGLVS, from the coding sequence ATGACGCGCGATGTGCTGATCGTCGACAACTACGATTCCTTCACATACAATCTTGCGCAAGGATTCGGCGCGCTCGGCTTCTCGCCGTCCGTCGTGCGCGCGGACGAGATCGACATGGATAAAACCAAGGCGCAGCCGCCGGCCATTCTCGTCATCTCACCGGGTCCGGGCCGTCCGGAGAGCGCGGGTCTTTCCGTCGCCGTGGTCCGCGCGTTGAGCGGCCGCGTGCCGGTGCTCGGCATCTGCCTCGGACACCAGGCGATCGCGGTTGCCTTCGGCGCGTCGGTGAAGCACGCGCCGGAGCCCGTTCACGGCAGCGCCTGCGAGATCGTGCACGACGGCGGGCCGCCGTTCGAAGGTTTGCCGCTGCGCGTGCGAGCTGGCCGATATCACTCGTTGATCGTCGACGAGGGCGATCTTCCGGTGGAGCTCACGATCAGCGCGCGGACGCATGACGGCCTGATCATGGCGCTGCGCCACAAAAGCCATCCGACGTACGGTCTGCAGTTCCACCCCGAATCCATCCTCACAAAATCCGGGCCGCACATGTTGAAGAACGTCTTACGCGCCGCGGGGCTGGTCTCATGA
- a CDS encoding anthranilate synthase component I family protein codes for MNTFRRIVHRDVLADAVTPIGAYLAIVRARKGPAMLFESALGAGVGARRSLIGVGARGEVRVFDGEVSTAIDGGELRATGASPLDACRSVLESLSPAADDIRRSPFFGLFGAAAHEFSGYLERLPHLPRAHDPMPDLHLVVPETLVVFDHFTHRATITTLAAEDGTSRDDADIVAALTAAPFIAYAGSDLQPPRELAATSDGPGAARFCANVAAAKAAIYDGEVFQVVLSQGRTVESDADPFDVYRALRSINPSPYMFFIDLGWGQLLGSSPELLAKLEGRRAIVRPLAGTRARSDDPETDRKRAAALRRDPKERAEHTMLVDLGRNDVGRVCTPGSVCVDEFMDVERFSHVMHLASEVSGELKPELDAFDLMAAAFPAGTVSGAPKVRALELIAQLEGTRRGFYAGAVLRFGFDGSLDSCITLRSMHAYGGAFHLRAGAGIVEASDPEGEDRECRAKLGATLAALAMAAGGLPA; via the coding sequence TTGAACACTTTCCGCCGCATCGTCCACCGAGACGTCCTTGCAGACGCCGTCACGCCGATAGGCGCATATCTCGCCATCGTGCGCGCGCGCAAAGGTCCGGCCATGCTCTTTGAGAGCGCACTCGGCGCGGGTGTCGGAGCGCGCAGGTCGTTGATCGGCGTGGGCGCGCGCGGCGAAGTCCGCGTTTTCGATGGAGAAGTATCGACCGCGATCGACGGCGGGGAGCTGCGGGCCACCGGCGCGTCGCCGCTCGACGCATGCCGCTCGGTCCTCGAGTCGTTGTCGCCTGCCGCCGATGATATCAGACGGTCGCCGTTCTTCGGGCTTTTCGGGGCCGCTGCGCATGAATTCTCCGGCTACCTCGAGCGCTTGCCGCATTTGCCGCGCGCGCACGATCCTATGCCCGACCTTCACCTCGTCGTGCCCGAGACGCTCGTGGTATTCGACCACTTCACGCATCGTGCGACCATCACGACGTTGGCCGCCGAAGACGGAACGTCGCGCGACGACGCGGACATCGTCGCGGCTTTGACCGCCGCACCTTTCATCGCATACGCCGGGTCGGATCTGCAACCTCCGCGCGAACTTGCCGCGACCTCAGATGGACCCGGCGCTGCCCGGTTCTGCGCGAACGTCGCCGCCGCTAAGGCTGCTATCTACGACGGCGAGGTCTTTCAAGTGGTCTTGTCTCAGGGTCGGACGGTTGAAAGCGACGCGGATCCTTTCGACGTCTACCGCGCGCTGCGCTCCATTAACCCGTCGCCGTACATGTTCTTCATCGATCTCGGCTGGGGCCAGCTCCTCGGTTCGTCGCCGGAGCTGCTCGCGAAACTCGAGGGACGCCGGGCCATCGTGCGTCCGCTGGCGGGCACCCGCGCGCGCAGCGACGACCCGGAGACCGACCGCAAGCGCGCCGCCGCACTTCGTCGCGATCCTAAAGAGCGCGCCGAACACACGATGCTCGTCGATCTCGGGCGCAACGACGTTGGACGCGTGTGTACGCCGGGGAGCGTGTGCGTGGACGAATTCATGGACGTCGAACGGTTCAGCCACGTCATGCATCTGGCGTCCGAAGTGAGCGGCGAGCTCAAGCCGGAGCTCGATGCGTTCGATTTGATGGCGGCCGCGTTTCCGGCCGGCACCGTGAGCGGCGCACCGAAGGTCAGGGCGCTCGAACTCATCGCGCAGCTTGAAGGAACGCGGCGTGGATTCTATGCCGGCGCCGTTCTCCGGTTCGGCTTTGACGGCAGTTTGGATTCATGCATCACTTTGCGCAGCATGCACGCCTACGGCGGCGCGTTCCATCTCCGGGCGGGGGCCGGCATCGTCGAAGCGTCGGATCCCGAGGGCGAAGACCGTGAATGCCGAGCCAAGCTCGGCGCGACGTTGGCCGCGCTTGCGATGGCAGCGGGAGGCCTTCCCGCATGA
- the rplQ gene encoding 50S ribosomal protein L17, with protein MRHKQDVKRLGRNDDHRRSMLRNLATSLFTHGKIETTIIRAKEVSRVASRLITRAKKGDLASRRIVASYLTSEAVAKKVMEVIAPSLAGRSGGYTRVIRTRIRKGDAAEMAQLELLQS; from the coding sequence ATGCGACACAAACAAGACGTAAAACGCCTCGGCCGGAACGACGACCACCGTCGATCGATGCTCCGCAATCTCGCCACCTCGCTGTTCACGCATGGCAAGATCGAGACCACGATCATCCGGGCGAAAGAAGTCTCTCGCGTCGCATCGCGTTTGATCACGCGCGCTAAGAAAGGCGATCTCGCCAGCCGCCGCATCGTCGCTTCGTACCTCACATCGGAGGCGGTGGCGAAAAAGGTCATGGAAGTGATCGCGCCTAGCTTGGCGGGGCGGAGCGGCGGCTACACGCGTGTCATACGGACTCGTATCCGAAAGGGCGACGCGGCGGAAATGGCGCAGCTCGAGCTGCTGCAGTCGTAA
- a CDS encoding DNA-directed RNA polymerase subunit alpha produces the protein MAVLEFQRATIEVRERRDNYAQFAIEPLERGFGITLGNSLRRILLSSLPGAAVTYVKIDGVLHEFSTIPGVVEDTTNIILNLKGLPLKLSSDEPKVLRIEAIGEREVTASDIVPDADIELLDPAYHIATLSDKKARLFMEIGVEKWRGYVTADKQRNVEHVIGLIPVDSIFTPIRKVAYQIEDTRVGQVTDYDRLLIEIETNGSLTPDEALSTAAGILQEQLGLFVTFSGRAEVEAPVEEAKPFAGWDIPVDELDLSVRSYNCLKRAGITKISELLQKTEEEIMNMRNLGKKSVDEIKEKLVERNLSLKAQ, from the coding sequence ATGGCAGTTTTGGAATTTCAACGGGCGACTATCGAGGTGCGGGAGCGCCGCGATAATTACGCGCAGTTCGCGATCGAACCGCTGGAGCGCGGGTTTGGGATCACGCTAGGCAACAGCCTGCGGCGGATCCTTCTCTCGTCGCTGCCCGGGGCCGCGGTCACGTACGTCAAGATCGACGGCGTGCTCCACGAATTCTCCACCATACCGGGCGTGGTCGAAGATACGACCAACATCATCCTCAATCTCAAAGGTCTGCCGCTGAAGCTGAGTTCGGACGAGCCGAAAGTGCTGCGCATCGAGGCCATAGGCGAGCGGGAAGTCACCGCTTCGGACATCGTGCCGGATGCGGATATCGAACTGCTCGACCCGGCGTATCACATCGCGACGCTCTCCGACAAGAAGGCTCGGCTGTTCATGGAGATCGGCGTCGAGAAGTGGCGCGGCTACGTCACCGCGGACAAGCAGCGCAACGTCGAACACGTCATCGGGCTCATCCCGGTGGACTCGATCTTCACGCCCATCCGCAAGGTCGCGTATCAAATCGAAGACACGCGCGTCGGACAGGTCACCGACTACGACCGCCTGCTCATCGAGATCGAGACCAATGGCAGTCTCACGCCCGACGAGGCGTTGAGCACCGCGGCCGGCATTCTCCAGGAACAGCTCGGTCTGTTCGTCACGTTCAGCGGGCGCGCCGAAGTGGAGGCGCCCGTCGAAGAAGCCAAACCGTTCGCCGGTTGGGATATTCCGGTCGACGAGTTGGATCTTTCGGTTCGGTCGTACAACTGCCTCAAACGGGCAGGCATCACAAAGATCTCCGAGCTGTTGCAGAAGACGGAAGAAGAGATCATGAACATGCGCAACTTGGGCAAGAAGTCCGTCGACGAGATCAAAGAGAAACTCGTCGAGCGCAACCTCAGCTTGAAAGCACAGTAG
- the rpsD gene encoding 30S ribosomal protein S4: MARYTGPVCRLCRRESASGSKPGEKIKLFLKGERCLSKKCAVERRTAAPGQKANTKNRPKVSEFGKQLREKQKMRRIYGVLEKQFENYFYKAARTKGQTGASLLGLLETRLDNVVYRLNLATSRAQARQMVRHRHFTMNGKRVNIPSMQVRPGDEVAVVETSTKSPLFGAMTEYAKGRRVPGWLEFNEQSLKAKVLAKPARADIDTNVEEQLIVEYYSR, from the coding sequence ATGGCACGTTATACCGGTCCTGTCTGCCGTCTCTGCCGGCGTGAAAGCGCCAGCGGGTCGAAGCCGGGCGAGAAGATAAAGCTCTTCCTTAAGGGCGAGCGCTGCTTGAGCAAGAAGTGCGCGGTGGAACGCCGCACGGCTGCGCCAGGCCAGAAGGCGAACACGAAGAACCGCCCCAAGGTGTCGGAATTCGGAAAGCAGCTGCGCGAGAAGCAGAAGATGCGCCGCATCTACGGCGTGCTCGAAAAACAGTTCGAGAATTATTTCTACAAGGCGGCACGCACCAAAGGACAGACGGGCGCGTCGCTTTTGGGGCTGCTCGAAACTCGGCTCGATAACGTTGTCTACCGCCTCAACTTGGCCACTTCGCGAGCGCAAGCGAGGCAAATGGTGCGCCACCGGCACTTCACCATGAACGGCAAGCGGGTGAACATCCCGTCCATGCAGGTGCGGCCGGGCGACGAAGTCGCGGTCGTCGAGACGAGCACGAAATCGCCGCTCTTCGGAGCAATGACCGAATACGCCAAAGGCCGCCGCGTGCCCGGTTGGCTTGAATTCAACGAACAATCACTCAAAGCGAAGGTGCTCGCCAAACCGGCGCGCGCCGACATCGACACTAACGTCGAGGAGCAGCTCATCGTCGAGTATTACTCGAGATAA
- the rpsK gene encoding 30S ribosomal protein S11, whose translation MPAAPKKERTRKKRVIKNVSQGVAHIRSSFNNTIVTITDAQGGAVAWASSGNMGFKGSKKSTPFAAQMAAETAAKKSMEHGMRQVEVYVKGPGAGREAAIRALQAAGLEVVLIKDVTPIPHNGCRPPKRRRV comes from the coding sequence ATGCCAGCAGCACCGAAAAAGGAGCGTACCCGGAAGAAGCGCGTCATCAAGAACGTCTCGCAAGGCGTCGCGCACATCCGGTCGAGCTTCAACAACACCATCGTCACCATCACCGACGCCCAAGGCGGCGCGGTGGCGTGGGCGAGTTCGGGCAACATGGGCTTCAAGGGCAGCAAGAAGTCCACGCCGTTCGCCGCGCAAATGGCGGCTGAGACCGCCGCGAAAAAGTCCATGGAGCACGGCATGCGCCAGGTCGAGGTCTACGTGAAGGGGCCGGGAGCCGGACGCGAAGCCGCCATCCGTGCGCTGCAGGCCGCCGGCTTGGAAGTCGTGCTGATCAAAGATGTCACCCCGATACCTCATAACGGTTGCCGCCCGCCGAAGCGGCGTCGAGTCTAG